CTAGAGTCAATCACCTGCATCGCATGTTAACATATGCCATGACTATATATGTTAAATAGTTTTCACATGAATATATGTTAACATATGCCATGACTTAcagaaaaattagttaatcttcttgcCATTATTTAGCACTTTTTTTCTTTTAGGCGTGCATAATAAACTTGTACATGAGCAAAGAAATTTTGTTTCTTCATTAGAAATTTATCAACTTTCTTTACAAAGAGATGAAATAATCGGCTTAAAAAAAACCCAATTGCCGAAAAAAGCAGCCATCAAAATTGGGTATAATAACAAGATAATGCATGTCaaacatattaaaaaaatgaACCAATAAGTCACGTGTACTAACGAATAGAATCAACATCCTTTATTTGATTAGCTTAGCTACTTGTAGCCACAGGAGTCCTCGGGCTTGGGAGTCCCATGTACGAAAGCCGAGGCGAGAGCCGAACCTTTGGGCTAGGTCTTGGTGACGGGATCGGACCATAAGCCGCATAGTTTGTAGGCACGACACGAGGAGATAAGTTGACCTGTTCAAGTGCTCGGAATTGTAGCTCGGCTGGATAATCGCGAACACACCCGATACGTGGACCGGTTCCCGATGTCCACTTGCATGATAAACGGCTAGCCAAGCGGTTTAGGCTTGTATGAGTAGGTGTACGGAGAATGTCAACCGGTCTTGGATGTGGAATAACAAGCGGTTTAGGCTTCGATTCGGGTTCAGCCACCTTAAACGAAAAGCCGACACTTACGTCATCATCGTCAACCGAACATCTCTGCATTAAAAGTTGTAATAAGAATTGGAACTACTACGAAATGTACAACTCTTTAATGCATAAAACTCGAACATATTTTTTACCTTTACGTTTGTGAGATCAACGTGGTTCTCTTCCAAGAAACAAATGAATTCCCTAAAGTTTTCTTCAGTTGGGAGGTAGTGACCACTATACGGCCATATAGCCTCGAGAACTCCGCCATGGGCGACTAGTCGTCCAGCCGCGGTGGTGGCGCCACCGGCTAGAAAACTTGAATGTTGAAAAAGGCCTTTCTTTTTCTGGCCAACGTATAAGTTCCTTGAGGTGCTTAAAACAAAGATCCATTTTGAACCCTCAATGGTCTCCAAAGGCAAACCGCTTTGCCGGAAAACAAGCTTCCCGTTTTCGACAATCACTTCGTATGATTCCCGTTCGTTCTGTTGAATACAACATACAATGATTAAAATTATGAGATTTAACGTTAATTTTATGGAAAGGGGTTGCTAAGCGTAACCCCTCCTTGATTTTTCATCGTCCTTTTGTCTTTTAATGATTCGACAACTTGAAGAGGGGCACGATAAGTAAAAATCAAAGGAGGTGTACGTTTAACAAAACCCTATGAAATGAGACCAAATTAAACTTACGGGTCCTAGATATTTGATGCATTGACGTTGTAGATTCGACCTCGGACACTTTTCGAGGTTTACTTCTTTGCCATCTCCGACGTCCAACCTTTGTATTTCAATAAACAAAACACATTAAAATTTGATTAaaatcaagattaaagataaaaaaaaaaaaaaaaaaaaatcttgccGACAAGTTCTTACCAGTAGAAAAAAGGTTGGCTGCTTTCACTTTCAAACCATAGGTCATAATACATGTGCAAGTTGTGTCCATACCGATGTCTTGGGTCAATCTACAagtcccaaaaaaaaaaacaatcattaACAAATTATTAGACAAAATCCAAACTATTAACAAACATTTCAAGAAATCTTGAAATTCATAAAATCAAGCCTTAAAGTTTAGTTTTTTTAAGGTGCTTACAGCTTCAAGCCAATGTTGTAAGGCCAGTTTTTGAGCCTTTTCATTCTTTGACAAGCCCTTTCCGACCTTAGCGGCCCGGGTTCGAGCCCTAGCCCATCGGGACACCGCGGTCTCATGCTTCTCTACGTTGAAAAACGAAACCGAGCTTCGATCCAAAGCCGCAAAATCCAAAGCCTTCCACCTACAAAGCATCATATACAATTTAGgataaaatttatatattatgAAAATTCTAAAGTAAACTAAATAGGTCAAGTTGAAGCTTAAACAGTTAAACTAACCATAATTCTTCAACAACAACCGCGCAATCGGCTAAATTTCTTCGTGTCCGATAACTCTTGTAAATTTTCTGAACTGTAGTAGCCGCAACATTGAGTTCACTAACGGGCCGAGGTGAAAAGAACACAACAGGCTCAGGAAGAAGATTTGTCGACCCCACTTGGCCCGTTTCAAGATTCGGGTTCATGGTTTGGGGTTCAGGTTTTCTAATCTCCTGGACCAAGTTCTTGAAAGAAAGACTGGTTTCAAGCATTATCCTTAATGGTTCACACTTGTTTAAACTAATTGAATTCCTTCTTCTAACTGTTGGACTCGAAACTTCCAAATCACCAGATGTTTTTGAGCTAATTTCGGTTTCGGATTCGGGTTTCTTGAAACTATCTGATCTTGATAGATTCTCTATGGTATTGAGATCATGAGGTAGATCTAAGAAGCCATGTTGCAAGATTATTTTCCAGGCTGATGATAATAATGACAAGGATAAACCCATACCAGTTAATATATACCCTGCACAATCAATGTCATCATCATATTAGCTTAAATTAGGGATTTTGATTAAATAATTAAAtcataaataattaatattattaattaaaattGATTCTGTGAGGTCACAAGTGACGATATTTTTTGTCTAAGCATGCAATAATTGAACATAGATTAAACTAAACACTAATCCACTCAAATGAACACaaaataaacacgtaaaaacaCACATAACCTTTAATAAAGATTCGATTTTTATCACTAAATCTTAATACCCAGTTGAAAAAGAAAGTAACCCAATTTAATTACTAACAAGATGAATTAAACCCAGAAAGGGAAACCAAAAACACACATGaatcaaacaagtaaaaacacCCATAACCTTCAATAAAGATTTCATTTTTTTCATACCCAGTTGAAAAAGAAAGAAACCCAATTAAGTTTTTAACTATATGAATCAAACCCAGAAAGGAATATCAATAACACTCACCTTGAATCAAGAATTCAGTATTTTTTGCAACCACTTGCTCTGCTTTTGTATAAACTTGTACAACAATGGAGTTGAAggtttctttgtgttttttttttctgcttGTGAATTGATGATGAATATGACAAATCTCAACCCTCAGCTATATATATAACAACCCTTGTGGAAAATATTTAACACACGTCTTTGAATTCTTTTTACTTGTGTAAAAGATTGACCAAAAAAATTGCCAAAAAATTATGGTTTGATTTTGACCTTTGGAAATCAAATTTCAAACCCTGGGTGCACGTTTTTTGATGATTCAAAGCTTGAGAATTTGGAATGCACTTTAACTGTGTATGTATTTTGAAGATAGATATAGatacatatatatttaaatatattgtAGTAGTAGTAGTAGATAGAATGGTCAAAGATGGAAAGCTGGATCTAGGTTCCATGAAAACTCATAAATAAGCTATCAAATGTATGTGGGGTAATGTGTACTGTTTTTACGTATTATCATTGAtttcaaataataatattatttaatataagtatATAACTTGGGGTTTATGTAAAAAATGTTAAAATAGTTATGATATTTTTATACACTTTAGAATTAGAAAAATAGAGTGAACACATGAGTAATGGTTTTTAAGCGTGTGTGTTGACATAAAGATGGGTTCATGAAGAGAACAGagtaaaataaaaatagtaaGTATGAACGTCAACAAGTGGATAGTTGATCTTAGTTTGAATATTATAGAGGATGTTGAAAGCTTGAGGATCCGCGTCAATGGCGGAAACAGAGGATCAGCATACTGTTTGCAAGCATAGTGGTTTTACAAATTTGACTTTTTATTTATAACTACTTTCCCCCCTTATCACCCGAAACAGTTATTAATTAGGTGTAAACTCAACACTTGATGGCAACTTAAAGAGTTAACTGAAAGAGATAAAAACAATACATGTAACAATATTGTTCGGACAATATCAGTTCGGGTAATCACGGACGGCATCCATACTTACTATAgtttatgataaaaaaaaaaactgaaaaagatAGTACATTGCGAATATGACCCTGTTttgaacataatttataaatGAAACCATGAATATTGATTTCAATACTGGCATCGGTTCGGTTGATCATGGTAAACAACGAAAAAAAAGTTAATTCTATATTACTCGTTCGAATTTGAaaatattttatcaaaatatagataaaaataagcacgtcgCAACAATATATTtggaattttagaaagcagtgcaTTATATTATTAGAATAACGAAAACAGTACGTTGTCcgtaataaaaaaacaaaacaaaatgtgagCTAGCTTTGATAACAATTACGTTTGTGTATCGAATACTTTTACATCATTACTCACAACTCGGTTTTGAAAAAGTAAGAGTAAAATGCTAAAATCATCCCTGGGGTTTGAGCGCTTTTGCTTGTTCCATCCgtataagatttttttttttaactagaccgctgacattttgtttttgttgtcattttctcTAAACCACTTAGTTAAAATGTATCGTTAACTATCATGAACGATTTTAGTAATTCTCAAACCCcaaggacgattttggcaatttacccatttattattttgtattttagtttttaaaatttttatttttctttttatctttaaataaaaaacattaaatataattataaatataatgtatatatatacacgtattccacacatttatatatacacatacttattttttacctttttacctttaaataaaaaataataataaattaaaaaaagtgtgtgtatatataaatgtatagtatttgtatatattatatttagtgtttttatttaaagataaaaaattaaaaaaactaaaatacaAAAGAATAAATaggtaaattgtcaaaatcgtccatgaggtttaataattgtaggtcccttttctcggaggatcgagaacaaacctaaaccttgttatacaaactcactagcgagtgcggaatccaagctagcaagcaaaccgggatgatgcaagaacaaacacaagaacacacaagattcaacgattaacaccacttgtattaatgcgtagaaagtttccggttacaagcacaatgtttacaatcagtttgcaaactctcaaagtgtatgtgtgtgtgttttcagcagagtatcctctctatctctcggatgtTCTCTCTCTTGGTGTCTCACTTG
The Helianthus annuus cultivar XRQ/B chromosome 6, HanXRQr2.0-SUNRISE, whole genome shotgun sequence genome window above contains:
- the LOC110865479 gene encoding IQ domain-containing protein IQM1 encodes the protein MGLSLSLLSSAWKIILQHGFLDLPHDLNTIENLSRSDSFKKPESETEISSKTSGDLEVSSPTVRRRNSISLNKCEPLRIMLETSLSFKNLVQEIRKPEPQTMNPNLETGQVGSTNLLPEPVVFFSPRPVSELNVAATTVQKIYKSYRTRRNLADCAVVVEELWWKALDFAALDRSSVSFFNVEKHETAVSRWARARTRAAKVGKGLSKNEKAQKLALQHWLEAIDPRHRYGHNLHMYYDLWFESESSQPFFYWLDVGDGKEVNLEKCPRSNLQRQCIKYLGPNERESYEVIVENGKLVFRQSGLPLETIEGSKWIFVLSTSRNLYVGQKKKGLFQHSSFLAGGATTAAGRLVAHGGVLEAIWPYSGHYLPTEENFREFICFLEENHVDLTNVKRCSVDDDDVSVGFSFKVAEPESKPKPLVIPHPRPVDILRTPTHTSLNRLASRLSCKWTSGTGPRIGCVRDYPAELQFRALEQVNLSPRVVPTNYAAYGPIPSPRPSPKVRLSPRLSYMGLPSPRTPVATSS